One part of the Anopheles coustani chromosome 2, idAnoCousDA_361_x.2, whole genome shotgun sequence genome encodes these proteins:
- the LOC131263311 gene encoding adapter molecule Crk — translation MASFDVFDRSSWYFGAMSRQDATDLLMNERESGVFLVRDSTTIAGDFVLCVREDSKVSHYIINKIPSGEECFVYRIGDQTFGDLPDLLSFYKLHYLDTTPLRRPMVRRLERVVGKFDFDGSDPDDLPFKKGEVLYIISKDEDQWWTARNAQGQTGQIPVPYVTRYEENIIERPNSGGGGVGHHHHPAGGMHHSENSNIFKSNLNRQLPALARVKQERVPNAYDETALKLSVGDVIKVLKTNINGQWEGELKGKIGHFPFTHVEFIDE, via the coding sequence ATGGCATCCTTCGATgtgttcgatcgatcgagctgGTACTTTGGGGCAATGTCCAGACAGGATGCGACGGATCTGCTGATGAACGAGCGTGAAAGTGGAGTGTTTCTGGTCCGAGATAGTACGACCATCGCGGGCGattttgtgttgtgtgtgcgaGAAGATTCTAAAGTTAGCCACTACATCATCAACAAGATTCCCTCGGGTGAGGAGTGCTTTGTTTACCGTATCGGAGACCAAACATTTGGCGATCTGCCGGATTTGCTGTCGTTCTACAAGCTGCACTATCTGGACACGACGCCACTGAGAAGGCCGATGGTCCGCCGGCTCGAGCGGGTGGTAGGAAAGTTCGACTTTGACGGAAGCGATCCAGACGATCTTCCCTTCAAGAAGGGGGAAGTGCTGTACATCATCAGCAAGGACGAAGATCAATGGTGGACTGCCCGTAACGCGCAGGGCCAAACGGGACAGATTCCGGTCCCGTACGTAACGCGATATGAGGAGAACATAATTGAACGACCTAATTCGGGTGGTGGCGGTGTtggccatcatcaccatccagCGGGAGGAATGCACCATTCGGAAAATTCCAACATTTTCAAATCGAATCTGAACCGTCAGCTTCCGGCCCTTGCCCGGGTCAAACAGGAGCGCGTCCCGAACGCATACGACGAAACGGCTCTCAAGCTAAGCGTTGGCGACGTCATCAAAGTGCTGAAAACGAACATAAACGGCCAGTGGGAAGGAGAACTGAAGGGAAAGATTGGCCATTTTCCCTTCACCCACGTGGAGTTTATCGACGAGTGA
- the LOC131266698 gene encoding mitochondrial import receptor subunit TOM70, whose translation MTTGSTGSTFPKWQLALLIGTPVAIGLGYMYWRKSTNQGEGGDKLTKKKLADIKDKTISLDGDDRSRSSDTKQKETKPLTGRELALKHKNDGNAHFRVGKYDLAIKEYDAAIEHCPTSETTDRGTYYQNRAAAYEQLQNWSAVINDCEKAIECNPKYTKALIRRAKAYEQQGELAKALEDITAACILDQFQNKTSLVMADRILRELGQQHGREAMKAKKEVIPSALFIRNYFSSFNNDPVRKLVVASSEPKGFIKAKALFDKGEYDGIVAACTEEIESSESESEYKLEALLLRGTFYNLMACYEEAKQDLEAVIELETADKKLRSNALIKLASLAMQTQPETPEECFRCFAQAEEIDSTNCDIYHHRGQVYILMDRLNEAITDFEQATKLCPTSGIIATHLCYASYRLALMNKDEQGVQRVLKRFYDVLDQFSDCVECYSIMAQVLSEQQAFQDADNVFDKASKIEPDNAQILVHRGLLQLQWRGDIDEGVKLIRKAIQIDSKCEFAFETLGSIEVQRGNLVEAIKLFETAIDLARTEMSLVHLYSLKDAAIAQVNVSKKMGLSISSIQPNF comes from the coding sequence ATGACGACCGGCAGCACGGGGTCTACATTCCCCAAATGGCAGCTAGCACTTCTTATCGGCACGCCGGTGGCCATCGGCCTCGGTTACATGTACTGGCGAAAATCAACCAACCAAGGCGAGGGAGGGGACAAACtaacgaagaaaaagttagctgaCATCAAGGACAAAACCATATCCCTCGACGGCGATGATCGTTCGCGTTCGTCGGATACAAAACAGAAGGAAACCAAACCGTTGACCGGTCGTGAGCTTGCTCTGAAGCATAAGAACGATGGGAATGCTCATTTCCGGGTGGGTAAATATGATTTAGCCATCAAAGAGTACGATGCGGCCATCGAGCATTGCCCGACGTCAGAGACGACAGATCGGGGTACATACTATCAAAACAGAGCTGCGGCTTACGAACAGCTGCAGAATTGGTCCGCCGTGATAAATGACTGCGAGAAGGCAATCGAATGTAATCCAAAATACACCAAAGCGCTGATACGACGGGCTAAAGCGTACGAGCAGCAGGGAGAGTTAGCCAAAGCCCTTGAAGACATTACGGCCGCATGCATTTTGGACCAGTTTCAGAATAAAACCTCTCTCGTGATGGCTGACCGTATCCTCCGAGAGTTGGGTCAGCAGCACGGACGGGAAGCGATGAAGGCAAAGAAAGAGGTTATTCCATCCGCTCTGTTCATCAGGAACTATTTCAGCTCGTTCAATAATGATCCTGTACGCAAGCTAGTCGTTGCCAGCTCGGAACCAAAAGGATTCATCAAGGCCAAAGCACTGTTTGATAAAGGCGAGTACGATGGTATCGTGGCGGCATGCACAGAGGAAATTGAGTCAAGCGAGTCGGAATCCGAGTACAAACTCGAAGCGTTGCTGCTGAGAGGCACATTCTATAATCTAATGGCCTGTTACGAGGAAGCCAAACAAGATCTTGAAGCAGTGATCGAACTGGAGACTGCGGACAAGAAGCTTCGCTCGAACGCACTGATTAAGCTTGCTTCCCTGGCTATGCAAACACAGCCGGAAACACCCGAGGAGTGCTTCAGGTGCTTTGCCCAGGCGGAAGAGATTGACAGCACAAATTGCGACATTTACCACCATCGCGGCCAGGTGTACATTCTAATGGATCGGCTGAATGAGGCAATCACAGACTTCGAACAAGCAACCAAACTCTGCCCCACGTCAGGCATCATAGCGACACACCTCTGCTATGCCTCTTACCGTCTGGCCTTAATGAACAAGGACGAACAAGGCGTACAGCGTGTCCTGAAGCGTTTTTATGACGTTCTCGATCAGTTCTCGGATTGCGTAGAGTGTTACAGCATAATGGCCCAGGTACTTTCAGAGCAGCAAGCGTTTCAGGATGCGGATAACGTCTTCGACAAGGCGTCGAAGATCGAACCAGATAACGCCCAAATTCTTGTCCATAGAGGTCTGCTTCAGTTGCAATGGCGGGGCGACATTGACGAAGGTGTGAAGTTGATTAGAAAAGCGATTCAAATCGACAGCAAATGTGAGTTTGCCTTCGAAACACTTGGTTCGATCGAGGTGCAACGAGGAAATCTCGTTGAAGCTATCAAACTATTTGAAACGGCTATCGACCTCGCCAGAACGGAGATGAGCCTAGTTCACCTGTACTCTTTGAAGGACGCCGCTATCGCACAGGTGAATGTGTCCAAGAAAATGGGCTTAAGTATTAGCAGCATCCAACCGAACTTCTAA
- the LOC131262225 gene encoding sialin — MTSGIAGWVTCRQVLNIMVIFGFMLNYALRVNFTIAIVAMTKTLVSNITGTGSDSTEFNLTDISTTTALPTTTEVSAIREQDKFEWNSQEQNLMLGSFFWGYVLTELPGGRLAEVVGGRRVFGYSMLGASLLTLLTPLASNTHYIAVVILRAVLGFFLGASWPAIHPLTAVWIPPMDRSKFIANMMASSLGAAITMPICGFLIDKIGWQSVFYFTGGLGFIWSVVWFLVVFETPALHPRITPEERNEIESAINAAGKKKKPSYVPWKSIITSPPVWAIILTHGASVFGFFTVVNQLPTYMKYILHFNIKENGLLSSLPYFGKYAMAVISSYLADHLRKTGKLSTTATRKIFTAFAVMTPGFLMIVQVYMGENRSWAVAIFTLSLFLNGAVTAGYLGNGLDIAPNFSGTIFGMANTLSSFGGFVSAYMVGQLTKDGQTYGQWQIVFWILAVIYITGSSAYVLMGTGELQAWNNPPEPGDDNRETEEGVPLNQRNAVATK, encoded by the exons ATGACTTCTGGAATAGCAG GATGGGTAACATGTCGCCAAGTGTTGAACATTATGGTGATCTTCGGATTCATGCTGAACTATGCGCTGCGCGTGAACTTTACCATCGCCATTGTAGCCATGACAAAAACTTTGGTATCCAACATCACGGGGACAGGCAGCGATAGTACCGAGTTTAACTTGACCGATATATCAACGACGACCGCGCTTCCCACTACCACCGAAGTGTCCGCTATCAGGGAACAAGACAAGTTCGAGTGGAATTCCCAGGAGCAGAACCTCATGCTCGGCAGTTTCTTCTGGGGTTACGTTCTGACGGAGCTGCCGGGAGGCCGTTTGGCGGAAGTCGTCGGTGGACGGCGGGTGTTCGGCTACAGCATGCTGGGAGCTAGTTTGCTGACGTTGCTTACCCCGTTGGCTTCCAATACGCACTACATTGCCGTGGTGATCCTTCGGGCGGTGCTCGGATTCTTCCTCGGTGCGTCCTGGCCTGCCATTCATCCTTTGACGGCCGTCTGGATTCCGCCGATGGATCGTTCAAAGTTCATTGCCAACATGATGGCTTCCTCGCTCGGTGCTGCTATCACGATGCCGATCTGTGGATTCCTGATTGACAAAATCGGATGGCAAAGCGTGTTTTACTTCACCGGCGGGTTGGGTTTCATCTGGTCCGTTGTCTGGTTCCTGGTAGTGTTTGAAACGCCCGCATTGCATCCTCGTATCACTCCGGAGGAAAGGAACGAAATCGAGTCGGCCATCAATGCGGCgggcaaaaagaagaaacctTCGTATGTGCCTTGGAAATCGATCATTACCTCGCCTCCAGTGTGGGCCATTATTCTCACGCACGGTGCTTCCGTGTTCGGTTTCTTCACTGTTGTCAACCAGCTGCCTACCTACATGAAATACATTCTACATTTCAACATCAAAGAG AACGGATTACTGTCGTCTTTGCCATACTTTGGAAAGTACGCAATGGCTGTTATTTCGTCCTATTTGGCCGATCATCTACGCAAAACTGGAAAGCTGTCGACAACTGCCACGAGAAAGATTTTCACCGCTTTCG CTGTAATGACTCCTGGTTTCTTGATGATCGTTCAAGTGTACATGGGAGAGAACCGTTCGTGGGCGGTGGCTATTTTCACCCTTTCCCTCTTCCTCAACGGTGCCGTAACGGCTGGATATCTCGGAAACGGTCTGGATATTGCACCCAACTTTTCGGGTACAATTTTCGGCATGGCCAATACACTCTCGTCGTTCGGTGGTTTCGTTTCGGCCTATATGGTTGGTCAGCTcacgaaagatggt CAAACCTATGGACAATGGCAGATCGTATTCTGGATTCTGGCTGTGATTTATATAACGGGTTCATCAGCGTACGTGTTGATGGGTACGGGTGAGCTGCAGGCATGGAACAATCCTCCGGAGCCCGGAGATGATAACCGTGAGACGGAAGAAGGTGTCCCACTGAATCAACGCAACGCGGTGGCGACTAAGTAA